The sequence below is a genomic window from Vigna radiata var. radiata cultivar VC1973A unplaced genomic scaffold, Vradiata_ver6 scaffold_183, whole genome shotgun sequence.
TTGATCGAGGTTCAACATAAATTGTGAACCAATGTCTTCTCTGGTTTAATTGTAGATCTTGTTTTTATAACATGGATTTAAAGTTGACTAGTTGTCTACTTCTTGTTTGCATTCTGTTAAAAGCTTTTCCAGTTCATTTTGGAGGCTGCTTCCAAATCGAATATAATAACTATTGGCCTTTCTTAGCATTAGAGAATTTCAAGAGCTTCCCCAGCTTGGATCTTATTTCTTAGTGTTTTGCTTTGTCATTCTTAGGATGATGGCCAGGACTAAACCTGCCTTGAAGGGGTGCATACTGTGAATTACATcacgtggtttttttttattattggtaCTTACCACATTGGATGCATGTTTATAGTTTTCGAAGTAATCATTACATTGTATTTTCTGTTTAGGGTTTAGCATCTGATGACTTGATGTTTTTCGAAGTAATCCTTTATTTGTGTTGCCAGCTGTCACAGTAGTAGCCATAATATCCGTGAGAGTCTTACTGATTAATTCGTTTTTCTGACTTAAATGTATTTCTCATTTGAAGGTTCAAGAATTTGTGAAAGGCTACACACTTCTACGTGAAATGGGATTTTCATCAAATAGTGTTGCGGAAGCTCTGGTCATGAATGACAACCGTACAGACAGGGCACTAGCGCATTTCCTTAACGGTTCATCGTAGAGATTATTAATGACTGAGGAATATATTAGTTTCTTTGTACGATGATAAAGGTCAGATATAGGTTGAAACATGGGCAATCTGTTGGTGTCCTTAGTTTTATATACTCATATGTTGGTGAGTTGTGGaattggttttggttttggattgAAAGGATCGGTGATTCTTAGAGATAACAAATAGATCTAATTTCCTCCCCGTGTTATGTTTTGCTTTGCTTTGGATGTCAAACGATTAATTACGTTATTCTATTGCAAATCTTCAGATTCTAATGATAAATAGTTAACTTAAATGAAAAAACCATAATCATGAATCAAAATTCACTGTCTATTTCATGTACAAAAACAAAGTTCCCTTAACTGCGAATGAGATTATGAGCCACCATGTCATTCCTATAAATACTTCCATTAAGTACAATTTTGGAAGTTCTTTAACTAATAGGACCCTCTTCCTCAACGCCTACGAAAAGAAGGAACCCAAGAATGATAGAAATCAATTTATAGACAGCAAGCtcttgtagaaaaaaaaaaaaaaaaaaaaaaaaccaaggCGGGAAGCTGAAGTTTTATTTGCTGTAGATGTTGCATGCCTCAGTTATAACTGCAAGTAAACCTTCAACCGCTCAACTTGCCAACTGTTCTCATAAGATGAAACTGTTGTTCATGGACATCAAACAACTTTTCCAAAGACATGTATTACGTTTGTGGTCTTCTCACAAATAATGTACTTGAATGAATTCAAACACCGGCACAGATTGCTCCTGAAAAACATAATCATGTATACTTCAAAATTTGACGACGTCAACCATTATTATGGTAAGTAGATTTTCTATATAGATTTCTTGTATACTTTAAACTAGCACACATGCACATGTAATACACAAGGATAGAGAGGGAGACCTGTCGACCAAGATGAACAACAAAACTTTGCCTCATCAACATGCTTCACATCAAGTCCAATAAACCATGATCCAGCGCTCACATCATCGTGGGCATATGTACGAAGAATAGATCTGTCAAGTCAATAGATTCAAGATTGATGCATAAACGGCAACTAACAGCATATGTTGCAGATAGGAGAATATCTGACCTGtttattgatataaatttgGCCAAAGCTCGTGATATAACATACATCTCTCCTGATGCATGGCGAAAGTATCTGTTGAGCAGGAGACTTGATCATTATTTCAACAGGATATAGATGACacgaagaaaaatatttatgatggTTAGTGCAGTGCACCTCAAGGAATTCGGTGTTTTGCAccataaaactaaataaatacatGAAATATTCAACTCATATGACAGGGACACAGAAATTTTACATTGACTCGAGATTTTGGCATTTAATAATGTATAATCATATCTGTAGAGTATTTTTTATGAGGAATTGTATGTGcagaaaacataattttattcgTAAAAACTCAACATATTTATAGAACATGAGTAAAACAGAAAAACTATCAATTAATGAACTGcctaaaaaatattgtctagaaaaaagataacaaatttaTCCTAACAGtcaatatgaaattttaaaataaaacaacataaaaatctaaaatactTTGTTGTTAATTAGTTCCAATATATTCAACAATGTCACATAATGGACTTCTcccaaaaatattgttttaaaaatatgtattgcAGTTTTACATACTGGATCAACAAACTCAGTTGCAGAATATCGTGAAAAAGAAAACTGTTTCACCAAAGATACACTTTCTGCTAAGAAAAACTGGTAAATACTGCATAATTCATGACTAATTTATACAAGTTTGACAAGCAGTAAAATTAATACAGTTGTTCAGTCATATGAAATAACAGGTTGCTTGGCTTACGATTTTTTGTCACCAAATTTCCACCATTCTGGTTCGTACCATTTATGGTTCCTGTCATATTACAAATAAACACTTTGAGAATCATAACATATATTCTCTCTAGggcacataaaataaaacattttaagcAACTTTAGGGGCTCACAGCTCAGAGAAAACTTCGCCTGATTTCATGCATCCCAAGTAAACACGTGGTTTGTCCAAGTGAGCAGCAAGTGTAGATCCCAAGGCATCTGTGCAAGGAAACACCAAGTGGTAAGACACATGTACATCTATAAATGGGTAACAAGTTCTCTGGAATTTCATTAAATAGGGTGGGGGGCGAGCACACAATAAAATGTTAGCAATTTtacttctttgttttctttaacatatttccTCTATTCTTGTCGGTGCCTGAACTTGGTAATGGGTTGTAGCCTAATAATAGAATCTTGGATAATAGATGTCTAAGATGAAACTTGAAAATTACTCCACAAGAATCTCAGTTGCTATCAAGAGAAATGCTTTATTCTTCCTATATTTCTCTAATAGGTTGAAGTTTTCATCGGAAGCATGCAACCATCTACGATGATAATGTTTGAATTAagctattatatattatttaacatgaacttttaatattttaaaattcatcaagtacgaAGTTCTTGGTATCACAAGGCCTGAAGTTCTTGACATATATAAGAGAAGGAATACACATTTGTATTTGCAGGTATACACATTTGTATTTGGAGgttaagaaaaatagaaaggatAGATCACGGTTACACTGGACAAGCAATAaccttctgccaaaagattgatAATTTTTCCAAAACTGTTTTAAAATGGAGGTATAAAGATGACAGGAAAGTACACTATAGTCTCATAGCCATAGCTATCATATTATATAGCCATCATATCAAATTTTCTGAACATCCAGCTGCAAAAGAGCCTATGTAGTGCAATCTGCAAGTTTGAATAAGCATGAAAATCTCAAGGCTAAAGCAGTGATTCTATGATATAACTTTTACCCAGAAGCTATTATTTTTCACTTCCAAGCAAAATAGTAATAAAgctttcaaaatgaaaaaaaaaataaaactctttgttataagtttttaaacaaatttgtttaattaaaaatgttagaaatttCATATAGATAAGAGACACGTTAATTTACAGTGTATAAATTAAGAGTaatcctcaccttacaaactgattttgtaaagataagttaggcttaaactcacTTCCttataaaaactttttcttttctcttaaaaaaagtGTAAACAAATGAGTCCTTAATATGCTTACATACCAAGTCTACAGCTGATTATTAGCTACTGTCACTACTTAGATTAAACATGACCCTTAATATGTTTATAGACCAAGCGTATGCCTGATTGTTAGCTAGTGTCACTACTTAGAGTGAACATGACAACTCCTTACGAGGCTAGTGGGCACTCCAAGTCCATCTCTTGAACAGTCATCAAAAAATTCAATACTTAAATTATTTGCTGAAAGAAAAAGAGGTTTCTAAAAAACAAAGGTAtaacttttccatttttccaaCTTCGTTTTTTGCAACAAATAGGAACGAGAAATTGGAAAGCAGATCAAACCTACGtgactagaaaaataaaagagggCATACCAAGATTGAACAACAATAGTCCAAGAAGCCACAAGTCCAATTAAAGACACAGACATGCCATGGAATGGTAACAGAGAGGAGGGAGATGGAGATGAGGATAATGGTTGTTTTGTAATTACAAAAAACGTCAGGGATAATTTTAAGAAGCTCTAAGTGGagctttaagatattttagtgGCTTTTTCCTTTTTCCGAAAACCCCATCCAAACACTCCAGTTCATGAAAAAGCACcgttttaatgataaaatagcACTTTCACTTACAGGAAATACCCATCTATATGATGACTCCACAAACTTGAGGTCATAAGATCATACTCCTATCCATAACAACGGAGCTCTCTAATGCACGGGAGGATTTAATAGAGGAATTCAATTAAGAGATAAAAGGAACATATATACTTTATTGTTAGACTAGAGATATAAccaaactattttatataagtGCAAAACTTACCTTGCAAACTTGTTTTGGAAGGTTGAACTATGTCCAAATTTACTTTCTAAGAGAAATATTAAGTAAATTACATGATTAACAATAATAACCTCATTCAGTCAAAGGAAAACTAACCAATATTTACATAAACATCATCATTGACTTTAGCATAAAACTCAGCATCCCATTTGTCTGCAGCATAAGCAAAGAACAATTTAGCCTTCTTTGGGAATGCATCATTTGTTTCCACGTGATTATCCTGTCAGCATAAGTTTTGAAGGTGAGCTAACTACCTTATTCTCTTGAACCTTATTCACCACTTGAAAAAAGTCACAAAACACTTTACAAGCACCAAGTGAATCAACTgcatattattactttttaatccCAAATCTGCTTACTTATCTAAAACTACAGTCTGAAAAATTATTGTAGCATGCATATAATGATGTCAACGCAAGATTGATGCCAACTCAAATATAGTTtcatttagaagaaaaaaaaaatgagattttaaccATTGGAAACAGAAGAATCAAATAACAAAATGCACAGTGAAATAACTAGGCTAGAAAGACATGTTATTAAACAGGTTTTTCCTGACTGGCACCAGTTGTGCCAGTTGTGCCGGTCTAACTTGAGTGGCACAACTGATGACCAATTCTTTGCATCAGAATTCTGTGGTGAAATTTACACGGTTCTAACTTTTAGCAACCAGTTAGATTCAACTTTTGCATATGGAGGACGTTATATGTAATCTAAAAATTATACTCAGGAGTCTGGAGGATCTATTTCCAAATTTAGAATGAGACAACTAACAATGATTTTCACAGAAAGCAAAGGCCAAATGATAAACCTAGCCTGTTAATTTGcagttctaaaaaaatataaagtttcaaAGCACATGAAGAGATGAAATCCTGAAATTAATCGAACATACAAGAATTATGAAGTCATTAGTCAGCCTATTCTCACGATCAATGTCTTTATCCAGATTGTCTCCACGATTTTCACTGCAAAAGTATATGTAAGATATAAGCCATGTTCCGATTTCTCCCACACACCCTAACCCATACAAGTCTAAAAAAGAAGGAATTTGAACCTTCTACCAATAACAAATCGCACAATGATGCCctttccatcttcaattttcttcaaagATGAACCTACATAGATAGTGCTTTAAGAAAATCACATCTAAATGATAATCTTAGTACAGGaagctataaataaactatccAAGAAAGATAcattagaaaacaaattttcatgATTTCTGAAAATAACTACATTCAGAATCAGTGACATCTATCAATATATGAGATATACTAAAAATGTGAGTTTCCATTATAGAGTTTTCTTATGATTCATGATCAATAACagatattaaaagaattaaaatacatCAATAAGAGGATACCGAGTCTTCTTTCAAGTGTGGAAATGAAGAGAGGAGTAAAGGGAAACGGATTTCTTAACAAACAGATACTATGTTAAAAGTCATTATCAACATGCAGCAACAGTGACTAAAGCCACAATTTTATGTTTTGACATAGTTTCAGAATCTTAAGATTCACTATTTGAATGTTATGACTCAATGCATTTTGACTTCTACCCATTCATATTCCAAGAtgaatcttaaataaatttatatcttaAGACACATCTATGAAACTTGTACAACTTAttcaattcaacaattcatttgattttaacttttcaCCAATTctcgtgaaaaaaaaattaaagagacaTGTGAgctcaaatattaaaatgaaaaggaattTGAAAGAACACTAGTGAGCATATCCTATTTGATTATTTCACCTTTGTTTTTTACTCACCCATTCAATGAATATACACTACCTAGCTGTTTAATTGTTTCATTACCATTCTCCTAAAAATAAAGTCTTCACAAACTTATATAAactgataattttgttttatatgacttcttatgttatttttatctatttctaattttaatagtttatattGGAAACTATAAATCATCTATATGATATATTCTAagtattgttttctttataattgaATCTTAGGATTCAATACAAAATTACAATGTGGCTCTGAGGAAGCGCAGGCAAAGAATATAAATACCACTTCCCATCCACGCCTTGCGGATTGCATCTCTATTCTTTTGGCGGCCAAACTTTGTTAGTATACCTATCACAACCAACGGCCTTCTCCTAGAGTAAGTTCCATTAGTCTCTATCAAGGGTTTCGAAACAAAACCCTCTTGTCTAGCCGCAGAAAGTTCCGTCTCAAGGGCATCAAGCTTCTTATGTTGTTCCCTACAACCATATAATTCAACGGTACCAGTCACAAAAGAAATGAGCAAACATTCAAAGTCCAAAGGACATCATGAATAAAATCCAATAGCAATCTACAAAAAACGATGGTAATTTTTTAAGCAACACGTTCAAGTAAATTTAACTCGCCTGCAGGCTATGATCTTCAATGTATCATCCACAGAAATAGCAGATTGTCCCTAGAATGAAAACCTCGCGGTTAATTTAGCCAGAACAAGTAGAAACAGTGTACATATCCTAATGCATCGAATTTTAGAATACAGTATCACACAGTTGATCTACGACACATACTGAATCCTAATTCcttaataataactaataatacgCACGCCATCAACCAGTTCTCGAATTCAGAGAATCGACAGTGTCAGATCAAATTGAAACGCATTAATTGAATAAGCAATCGCGAAAATTAAAATCCGGTGCAATGGGTCGCGATTCGTTCATGCGGAAATCGCGATAACGACGTAATTGAAATTGCAGCGAAAGAATTTAGAGGATTACAGATCGGTGAAAAATAGAGTATGTGAGGTGTGAGTAGCAGTAACTAACCGACCTGACCAGTGATCCTGTCGAGCTCTTTGATGAGGTAAACGCGATTCTCTGCATCCTGCCAAAGCCTGAAGAGGAAAATTGCGCAAAAAGAAATTAAGCGCAACGGAAacggaagaagaggaagagaaagaaagagaagaaccTTCCAGCGACGTAAATAGAAGCGAAAGTGGCGAACATGGAGATGAGGAGTGCGGGAATGCGGGATCGATTACCCATACTTGAGAGTCTGTGACTCGATCCCCTACTCtgcatttttaattcaattcagTGCAAACCTATGCACGACAATTATGTTATATATGTAGACAGAGAGAATTGGATTATAATTCAGAACTCCATAGATgcaaagaaaaggaggaaaagaCACTGGTGGTGTGGTATGTGATGGGTTCTTGTTGCTGGTCAATTAAGTCACCGCTCATTCAAtcctttctttctcttgttATTCCTACGGCggatttatttgagtgaataaAATgtgaatcaaataaataaatgttgggttaaatatatatttttgtctcacaaaattagaattagtttatcttcaaaattttgacctaatttagttcctaattttagaaatgtatttttttaactaaattttgttaggtttatttaatatttcaaacatgtttcatgataatatttgtttaccctgtttgaaacatttttcttcaatattaattcaaaaacatgtttaaaacattaaataaggttaacaaaatttagttaaaataattaaattcatatattgaGAGACTAAATTAAACAGGATtgattccaattttcactgaaggataaaaacatatttaacccataaatattttattattacaaataatttaccataaatgttttcttaaataatattttctcattaaagcttatagttttatttataaccTTTTCGATGacgttattattaaaaataggtTACATTGAATATGGTAGTTGATAGAATAATTTATTGAACTATTTACTATAAATGTACTTTtaatgaaatgtaaaataaaaataatgttattaattaagttttagaatCTCATTTTTCTATTGTctagaataatatttaaaatggatatATTACTTTTGTACTTTTTTCTGGTGaggattttatcttttataaaacaaatatttattaatgcttaaatatgtgatgaaaatattatatcaatattaaaaaatggttaGAAATCGAAATAGAAGTAGGAGTATAAGATAAAAACTATTTTGTCCTGATGTTTTAGGATTATATCATGATTTGAATATTCATTTTCAGCTTAAGAAAGAGCTTCCTTAGTTTATGATGATTTGGATTGGATATTGTcttcttttatgttttgtatgattttggATTGAGTTAGATGTTTTGTTTAATACATTATTCTTTTGtgtgaatttattttacttGAAATCcacttaaaaagaaatgaaaacttATAAACCTGAAATTAAATTCGTATGACATTTAACTGATATTGGAAATGTTATGAAagacattaaaatatttacaagtttgttgcgtctctaaaaacaactttcaaaacaaatacaacTTTTCTTATTGCttgattaatttaaagaaaaaaaatcgaaatatatagtaatttgaaaacattaaaaaaattgaatttcttttttataaacgaaataatattttttttacaccaaACAAGGGGCGGTTAAGATTTTGTTCTGGTTTGtgtaaatgaagaaatgaagaaaagtaCGTAAGTTGGAAAGAAAGGCTTtga
It includes:
- the LOC106778905 gene encoding hydroxyproline O-galactosyltransferase HPGT1, which translates into the protein MQSRGSSHRLSSMGNRSRIPALLISMFATFASIYVAGRLWQDAENRVYLIKELDRITGQGQSAISVDDTLKIIACREQHKKLDALETELSAARQEGFVSKPLIETNGTYSRRRPLVVIGILTKFGRQKNRDAIRKAWMGSGSSLKKIEDGKGIIVRFVIGRSENRGDNLDKDIDRENRLTNDFIILDNHVETNDAFPKKAKLFFAYAADKWDAEFYAKVNDDVYVNIDALGSTLAAHLDKPRVYLGCMKSGEVFSELNHKWYEPEWWKFGDKKSYFRHASGEMYVISRALAKFISINRSILRTYAHDDVSAGSWFIGLDVKHVDEAKFCCSSWSTGAICAGV